Below is a genomic region from Vitis riparia cultivar Riparia Gloire de Montpellier isolate 1030 chromosome 5, EGFV_Vit.rip_1.0, whole genome shotgun sequence.
TTTAATTACCTCGTTGAGAATGGCTTCAGTGAGTTCTCTTTCGATGTCGGATCTTGATTTGTTTCGGCTGACCTTTTCTTGTGCGATCTGCGTGTTTGACCGTTTGATTTTGTTGGAATGGGGGTTTTCTTATGTGTTTTGACAATAGAAGCCGCGGATTTGTTGTTTGATTTGtgatataatttgtttttaaattttattgctttgttttttgATTGCCTCTACAAGATGGATTTGGACATACCTTAATGGTCATTGGTCGTTGatgaaaatggggaaaaaaaaaaagaagaagaaaaaaactatttGATTCTTATCTATTCTACTGAATTAGTTTTTGGAAAACGGAGAACTCGgctcaattaaattaaattggtTGGCTGAATGGTCCCTTGGTTTTCATACAAGGCTCCAAATAATAAAGAAGTAGTAATGAAGATTCGGATttctaattgattttcttttagtttcattttttgtagCAAACAAGTGAAATTTATTGCCAAATCTTTTAGATCATGTTAAAAGAAGTCGGACCACAACAGACGAAAGACCTCCAATCATTGTCTACGTTTGAATTTCTTggttggaaaaaaagaaaatttgaatctTAAATCTGCCGTCCAGGTCCTCCAGCATCCAGAAGTTTTCTTAGGCCTTCgagaaattaataatttttgtggTGAACGTAACTGTGTTATTGGTTTAGTTGtatatgttttatatttggTTGAAAGGTTGGCCATGCATTTACACATTGATCTGATAAACAAAGTTGGCttttttcattcatagtttATCTAGTTCTTAGTATATGCTGTTGAAGACGCTCTTGGATCTTTTGGAATCGATCCTCCTCGATGCTTTTTGACTTGATCcttgtatttttttcatgagTGGGGGTTATAGGTTGTTGATTAGATGATGATAGGTCTTCTCAACTACATTAGCTTCAATGACCAAAATTTTAAGAGGTTTATTTGCTCTGTTTTGTGTCCCCTGTAGAACTTCAAGAATTGGTTCTTGCTTTTGTTGTACTATAATTAGCTGGGCTGCTTTGTTTTATGATGGGTGTCTCTTTTTCCCTCTCTGTGTATGACATTTAGTGTAAATTGTCAATCTTTACTAATTTGCTTGACTGTCTCCTtaagatgaaatttaaattgTCTTTCTATCCTTATTATTCCATACAGCGAAAGGAATCTGAAACATAGTATGATTCTGCAGCCTTGTGAGTGTGTGCGTGgggcttttgttttttaagttctCAGGTTTACTAGCTTGTTCAACTATctttttaaaatggaaatataATTACTATCATTGTTATTTTACATGGAGAAAGGAGAGTGAAGCCTCATGTGATTCTGCAGACTTATATGTCGTGTGAAGTAGGATACTTTTTCCCCCTTGGTtgtaatcaaactaatgatatgattttaattttttatgttctaCTGTGTGAAGCAATGTACCATAGTGAAGTTTGAGTCCCTCTTACTGCAGTTGCTCTAACATTGTTGCAAAATTCTGTAGTTTGGCCTTGTTTTCACTTGAAAAGTTAATATTGAAGGACATTAGAAAAGCATATATCTGTTCGGGAGCAAATACCATTGTGGATCCATATACTGAAGGTGCATTAGATGCAATGGCCTTAGTAGTTGCTTATTCGAGACCCAGCCTTGTGTTGCTAATAGTGATTACTTAGGGTTTACTTCGGCTAAGAGTGGCACTTCCTATTTGGCAAGAAAGACAAGAACATGCGATGAGCTTCTAACAAACCTATTTTGGACCTTACCCTGAGAAATTTATGTGAAACATTGTATTTTTTGTAGGTCAATGAACAATTTTGTAGCTCAATGCAGGAATTTTAACTCccaagaaagggaaaaaagggggaaaaggcCCACTGACTAGTATAGTTGCTTTCTGTGTGTTTGCTTGTCACTAGACTTGCCACATGTTTTCATGATATTCTATTTTGTGTACatggtgcttgggtattaattGCAGTGGTAAGAGCTCATGATGGTAAACATGAAGGAAGGAAAAGGCTGGTTTGTGGTGCAGTCAAAATCCTTTGTGATTTTTATTAAGGTGGTGAAAGTTAAGTTTGTTGGCACGGTGTTGGAAAGGAGCCGAGGCTTTTCAAGTTGGATTAGATTTAGAGAAAGGAGTTTTGTGGCCTTGCTTGTAGTGTGAAGGATTTCTGCCTAAAGGTGCCTGGGAAGAGTGAAAGGAAGGGGACAGGAGTTATAAGTTGGAGCTTCAAAGTAATGCTACAGGCCCATTTatatggttttttgtttttttctgtgGAATGGAAGAGGTTTACCTTGGTGTTTCCAAAAGGGAAAGGATACCCACTATTGTGAGGGCAAGGACCACTTTGGAGGAGGCCCACTTCGTGTTAAAGACTTTGGGCTAAAAGTTATCCCTTCTGATAAGCAAGCTCATTTCACTAGCCCTAGAAAGAGAAGCCTGATCTGCAACAAGTACAAGATGCTAGAGGCTTTAGGGGAAGTTGGGTCTAATGAAGCTTTCCCAAAGAGCCTCAATCCCACTTTTTGTGTGCCAATGCCCCTTCTCAGCCCAAGAAGAAAGATGGGCAATAGTCGTTAAAGAAGTGTGCcccctttttcctcttttgagAAGCTGTTGACTTCATCGAGTGGGTGTGTTGTAGCAAATAGTGATTCTTGTCTTCAAGAGAGAAAGCTTTCCTTTAAAGCTGAGATTTTTTGGGGGAAAGAGATGCAGAATGTCACTTTCTTGGGAGGAACAAGGCAGCCAAAAGCTCAAGGGCCGATAGAGGAGGAAAAGGGAGCTTCGAGCCTAAATCAATCTTGTTCCTGGGGTGGTCCAGAAGGGGTTGAGGTCAGAGAGGGTCTTCAACACTGTGGGAGTCATTTCCAGGTACTGACTTCTACTCCTCTTTCCATGGTTAAAGGTTGGGTTTTAGAGGGGGCTTCTGTTTTGTCTTCTTCTCCTTTATCCCCCATCTTTTCTCTGCGGTTCCCTGACCCTTCTGTACCTTTTTCGGCCCCCCCACCCCTTATCTTTGTCGACCTACTTTTTTAGGGGTTAACAAGTTCCCTTCTGGTTCTATTGGGGTTGTATCCTATCTTAAAGGTGTGATGTCCCCAGCTGTCAAGCCTAGCCAAGAGTTAAAGGGTGTTTTGGTGCTTAGCGTATCTCAAAACAACCCTAGTGAAGCTTTGTCTCAGAGAGTTGTATGTCTTTGGAGTCAAATTCTACACAGTCGGAAGATTTTCTTTGTGAAGGTATCTCTCCTTCAAAAATGGATTCTATTAAGTCGGTTTTGGGATCGTTGAATGTCAAGATTGTCAAATACAATGAGGGTAGATTTCAGTTCACCAAAAGTAATGGCAGTTTTGTGGAAAAGGTCTATTCCAGAAGGAAGAATGGACCCTCTTCCATTGTCCCTAGGTCTCCTTAGTCTTCTAGGTCCTTTGGTGGTTTTTgggcttttttgtttttatgaaaatcatcAGTTGGAATACTAGAGGCCTTGGttctagaaagaaaagaagggtaGTGAAGGATCTTCATTGTCATGAAAATCCGGATATTGTTCTATTGCAGGAAACAAAGAGAGAGGGAGTTGTGTGATagaaggtttgtgggtagtgtGTGGAAGGTTAGAAACAAAGAATGGGTTGTTCTTCCAACTAGTGGGGCTTTGGAAGGAGTGGCAATATTTTGGGATGCTGTGACGTTCAAGTGCCTAGAGGTTGTTTTAGGGTCTTTCTCAGTCACAGTCAAGTTAGAGTTTGAGGACGAAGGGTCGTTTTGGCTTATCTTCAGTTTATGGTCCCAATTCGTCATACTTTAGAAAGGATTTTTGGTTGGAACTTCAAGATCTTTTAGGCCTAACCTTTTCGAAATGGTGCGTTGGTGGAGATTTCAATGTCATAAGAAGAATTTCAGAAAGGTTATGTGGCTCTAAGGTAACCCCAAGCATGAGGGACTTTGATGATTTTATAAGAGAATGTGAATTAATTGATCTGCCTCTTAGGAATGCATCCTTCACTTGGTCTAATTTGCAAGAGAACCCGGTTTGCAAAAGGTTGGATAGATTCTTATTTTCTAGTGAGTGGGAGTTTGATTTTCCTTATTGCATCCAAAAAGCTGGCCTCGGATTGACTTTGGATCATTGCCCAATTGTGTTGAACACCAATCCTTTTATTTGGGGGCTGAcatcttttagatttgaaaacacGTGGTTGCTTCATTCAGCTTTCAAGGATAAATTAGGTTGTTGGTGGAGTGAGTGTCGTTTTGAagggtgggaaggtcacaaattcatgaaaaaattacaatttatcaagtcaaaattgaaagagtggaataaggaGACTTTTAgagacttaaaagaaaaaaagaaaaatattcttttggaaataGCGGGGTTAGATGGGAACGAGCAAGAAAGGAATTTTTCTCTTGAACTAGCAGCAAGGACTTTTAAGGAAGGGGGAACTGGAAGAGGTATTGCTAAAGAAAGAGGTGTTTTGGAGGCAGAAATCTATAATCAATTGGATaaaggaaggggattgcaattcTAAGTTTTTTCATAAGGTGGCAAATGACAGGAGGAATAGGAAGTTCATTAAATCCTTGGTGTTAGAAGACGGGGTAGTTTTATATAACATTGAAAGCATTTTAGAGGAGATTAAGTGCCATTTCGGGAAATTATTCTCCAAGCCTTTACGTGGCTCTTGGAGGATAGAAGGTTTGGATTGGTCTCCTATTTCAGTAGAGAGTGCCGAGTGGCTGAATCGCCCTTTCTCGGAAGAGGAGATTCACAATGCCATGTTGCATCTAAGCAAGGAAAAGGCCCCTAGTTCAAATGGTTTCACAATTGGTttttatcaagagtgttggAAGACGATTAAGGATGATCTTTTAAGAGTGTTCTTAGAGTTTCACAATAATGGGATAATCAATCAAAGCACGAATGCCACCTTCATTGCTCTAGTGCCAAAAAAGAGTCAAACAAGTAGGATCTCATATTACAAACCCATCAGTTTGGTTACCGGTTTGTACAAAATCATAGCCAAGGTACTCTTAGGACGTTTGTGTAAAGTTCTCCAAgacacccatttttttttttttttactcaaggtgcttttgttGAGGGTAGACGGATTTTGGATGTCGTCTTGATTGCAAATGAATTGGTGGATGAAAAGAGAAGATCAAGAGAGGAAGAGGtggtcttcaaaattgattttgaaaaggcctatgacCATGTTGATTGGGATTTTTTAGATCATGTTTTTGAAAAGGCTTAGGATGGAGGTCTTGGATAAAGGGGTGTTTATCTTCGGCGACTTTTGCAATCTTAGTGAATGGTAATACTAAGGGTTGAGATAAGGCTTTTAGAGGCctaagacaaggagatcctctTTACTCTTTTCTCTTCATCATTGTGGTTGATGTTTTAAGTGGATTGATTCTGAGGGCAGAAGAGAGAGGTGATTTAAAGGGGTTTTTGGTGGGTAGAGATAGGACTAGGGTGTCTCATTTACAATTCGTGGATGACACTATCTTTTTCTCCAGAGCATCCTTGGAAGAGCTGCAAGCTCTTAAGCTAATTTTGTTGGTGTTTGGGTGTTTGTCAGGGTTAAGGATTAATCTAAATAAGAGCACTCTATAGAATCAACATTAGCCAAAGTCAAATAGCCAGGTTGGCTTCTTTGCTTGATTGTGCAGTCTTTGATTGGCCTTTATCgtatttgggtcttcctttaggGGGGAACCCAAATTCGATTTCTTTTTGGGACCCAATGTTGGATGGAGTCTCTAGGAGGTTGGATGGAtggaaaaaaaacctttttatccTTAGGTGGTAGAATCATCCTAATTCAGTCATGTTTGTCGCACATCCCGAActactttctctcttttttaagATTTTGGCTTCAATTGCTTTAAGGATAGagaaattacaaagagattttctttggtcagGTTCACGGGAGGGTAAAAAGGATCATTTGGTCAAGCGGGATTTAGTTTGTAAGCTTAAGGAGTTTggtggtttagggtttgggaaaATTTCTCTAAGGAACCAAGCTTTATTAGGGAAATGACTTTAGAGGTACCCTAAGGAAAGTTATGCCCTCTGACACCAGGTTATCTTGAGTATCAATGGGATAGATCcgaatggatgggatgccaacaatatagttagatggtcacatcattgctcttggaaggccattgcacatTTGCTCTCCACACACGTGCTTTGTGGTGGGTGATAggaccaaaattcatttttgggaagatctgtggtggggggatcaactTTTTTGCTTACAATTTCCAAGACTGTTTAGAGTCACCACAACCAAAAACCTTCCTATTTTAGCTATTTTGGGTAATAACACTTCTTTGTCTTGGGATTTAACCTTTTGTCGCAATCTATATGATGCGGAGTTTTTGAAAGACTATTGTCTCTACTTTCTAGTGTTTATTTATCTCCTTCTGTTCTAGATGCGAAAGCTTGGGTTTTGTCCTCTTCAAGAGCTTTCTTAgtaaactcatttttttcagTCTTATCCAATTTCTCAGATTCTATTCCTTTCTACCTTGCTGATTTTTTGTGGAAGTCAAAAGTCCCTTCTAAAGTCAAggcctttgcttggttagtggcacaTAAGAAGGTAAATGCTAATGACATGCTATAGTTGAGGAGACCTTACAAAGCCCTTAGCCCTAATTGGTGCATCCTCTGTAGGGGGAGTAGTGAGACAATTGATCATCTTTTCTTGCACTATCTGATCACTTTGGGCTTGTGGCATAAGATATTTTCTTAGGCGGGGATGGAGTGGGTTCAGCCAGGCGGTATTCGCGATATGATGGTGATATCCTTCAAGTGTTTTGGGAATTCTAATAGAGGTAGGACTCTTTGGAAGATAGCGTGTCTCTCTTTGTTGTAGATTGTGTGGAGAGAGAGGAACACTAGAATTTTTGAGGACACTTGGAGGACGTCAAAGTTGATGTGGGATTCTCTTCAGTTTTATGTTTCTTTGTGGGCTTACTgtacaaacatttttaaaccTATCATTTGAGTGTAATTTAGCTTAATTGGCTGTCGATTTGCACTCCTTATGGTTGGGTCTATAGGGTCTGGGTTCATTATATGTGTATATGCCTTTTGTCTTTTTGTATAGCCCTCCTTGTTTAGCGGAGGTTTCCTTACTTTTTTTATCAGGTTTGTACATCTTGGGGAggacttctcatccttctcatgtttttctattttaatacaattgttcggttttgataaaaaaaaaaaaaaggagctaTGTGGAAGTGAGTGATTGTTGGCAAGTTTGGGGAGGAAGTAGGAGGTTGGAGTTCTAGGGTGCCTAGAGAGGGTTATGGGGTTGCTTTTTGGAAGGCTACTGGAAAAAATTGGGAGGTTTTTGTTTGTAGAGTTTGATTCTTTGTTGGGAATGAGAGGAGAAACAAATTTTGGTtggacaagtggtgtggtgGCACCTCACTAAAAGAGTCTTTCCCCACCTTATTTGTCATTAACAACTCAAAGGTGTTGTGGGTAGTAGATAAATGGGAGTAGGATGGTGAACTAGGCCACTTTAGTCTCTGTTTCTCAAGATAGTTCCATGATTGGGAGTTAGAGATAACAAAGGCCTTCGTGCAGAAAATTCAAAGGCATTTGATAAGACGTGATGCAGAGGATGGAATGACTTGGTTAGTTTCAAGGAATGAAAAGTTCTTTGTTAAAGCTTTCTTCTCTTTCTAGCAATAGTGGTTCAAAGGCTTTCTCATCTAGAGCTCTTTGGAATTCGTGGGTCTTGATGAGAGTTGGTTTTTTTGTGTGGGAAACAACTTGGGGAAAGATCTTGACATTAGACCATTTGAAGAGTGTTTGTCTTTAGTAAATAGATATTGTTTGTGTAAAAGGGTGGATGAATCCATTGACTGTATgcttttttattgtattatagCTGGAATTTTCTGGCTGTTGGTTTTTTCGTTATTTAGGTTGTAATGGGTGATGCATTCTTCAATTAGTTGATGTTTCTAAGTTAGAATATGGTTCAAGTAGGAAAAAGGTGAAAGAAAGCTTGGTTAGCTCTCCCGTTCTTTTTTTCGTGGACTATTTGgcgtgaaagaaattggagggCTTTTGAAGGTGTGGAAATCTTGGATCACTTAGGAGCTAAGTAGATGTGGGAAGGTATTGTTTTTCTCTGATTGCCCtcatttctttgttcttttcaCTTGGCCCTCTTTGTATACTCCCGGTATACATTGGTGAGCTTTAGCCTTTCCCTTTTGTATCaccttcttttccctttttataatattttctgtgtgcttatcaaaaaaaaaaaaaaaaaaaagaagaaattctaTTTTGTGTACATGGtctataatgatttatttaattattaaattttcttcttctcattcaacttttttcctttaaaataattactCTCAATGCCCtcgcctctctctctctctaactgTCTACCGCTCTACTGATCTTCTCCTGGTTTTGTTGTTACTCCATTTTGAAACTGATAACATGCCagtgaaattttgtttaaattctAAGGCCTGACTTtgttatgtataaattatatattttggtttaCCAGATTCAAGTTGGTTCCTCCTGCACTAGCAGTGGtggttctttctttctttctttcccttttttttttctttctttcttttgggttttttttgttgttgttgtcatCATGGGGGGGGTAGGGGGGAGCAAGGATTTGTTGGTTGTTTCGGTGTGTAGATGGAGGGGGACCTTGCGCATGTCACACAATGTCTTCAGTATTTTGAAGTAGGCTTTTAAAGTACTAGtatcaaattgttcctttatcCGGAATAAAGGATTATTTTGAGCTGGAGtattattagaataaaatatgAGCTCATTTTGCCATGCACTTTATATTGTAGGCTAAGTTAGGCAAATGGTGAATACATATCTTTGCTTCATCAGGGTAACtcctttttttggttttggggGGTGGGGGGGTCTTGTAAGTTTCTGGTATCACATCCCATGTATGGTCCTGCTGTCTTGGAGGCATCTTTCACTTTTGATAACAACATTTAATCAGACAATGGAATCATGAGACAAGTGTTGTTGAACTTTTCTTCCCCTATTCATTTGTCTTTATATCCTTTGATATGGTGTAAGTATGGTTTTgtagctttgttggacttgatGATAATTCTCACAAGTTGTCATATCAAGAGACTAGTATTGAGACGAGCAAACCTGTATTTCTGGCCATTCTGAAGTATGCTTACACCCAATCTGGGCTCCAGAATATAGTTTCGAGTGTTTAACTTTCAGATCTTTGTTCCCAGCTCTTCCTAGAATCATATTTTCTCTGTATCTAATTTGCATTGCTGAATATCGTGGTTTTTCCTGTATTGTGGTCTCTGCATCTCCAGTCAAAAGTTGTTAGGAACAGTAGAATGACATAGTAAACAATGATATGATGTCATTGGTTCCTCTGAAGCTCCTGCTCACAGAAGAATTCTTGCTTGCTAATTTGAATGAATTCATACAGTTCGAAATGCAGGATTCATCAGGTTATAGCAACTCAATGCATTGCATTTTGTTAcctttcattttaaaaacattttttaagttcTTTGGAGTGTTGTTAAATTAGAGGAAAATTCAAGAGAGTGGTTAAAAGAATTGTGAGAACATCTGATGGAATTGAAACAATCCCCTGCCCAGTGTTTTGATCTATTTGAGTTGAGATCTTTATTACTTTGTTCATAATTCCCAGGCCTCTTGTATGAATGTGGTATTAATCTTGCCTCTCCATGTTGAGTCTTGCAGCCTACTGTGTAGTTGCAGTTGAGTCTGCTGGCAGACAAGTTCCCATTGCTTTTTTGGAGCGAGTTAAAGATGATTTCAACAAGAGATATGGTGGTGGGAAGGCTGCAACTGCTGTTGCCAATGGCCTGAACAAAGAGTTTGGGTGATTATTGCCATTTCTTACTCTCATGACAGATCTACCTATATTTCTCCTGAgaatttgcttaatttttttggtcaatATGGTAGGCCCAAACTGAAGGAGCATATGCAGTACTGTGTGGATCATCCTGAAGAGATCAGCAAACTTGCAAAAGTAAAGGCTCAGGTTTCGGAAGTCAAGGGAGTGATGATGGAAAATattgagaaggtaaggcagttTTGCTAGTTTCTGTGGTAACTCCACAAGTGATTTGAAACTGACCTAAGATGGCATAACTTGTATGCTACATGTGCTTTGCCTGTTTTGAATTATTTGTCCACTAAGTGACCTTGACGCTACAACCACTAGATAATATGATTTTTGAAGTGCAACTTTTGTCATTGCCATTCGTACTTTGGATTTGCTGTGTACATTGGTGAAGTAGATTCTTCCTCTTTGCAGGTTCTTGACCGTGGTGAGAAGATTGAGCTGCTGGTTGATAAAACTGAGAACCTTCGCTCACAGGCACAGGATTTTAGTCCATATCCCAATTCATACAGCATAATACTGTGGGGCTCATTTAACTGCAAGAGACATTTTGCAGTGTATGATTTGGGTGGGGTGACTGCTATTTCAAAAGAATATGACTCCCACTCTTGAAACCATGAATGTCTCGGATTGATATTCTGAGTTGGGTCATGGAAGGGTCCATCAGATCAGGGAATAATGTTTGTAATATTGATTAGAGGGGGAATATCgggggtgtgtgtgtgtgtgtgtaaatatatatattatgtttgcAGTAGCTCTGGTTGTTCTCTATATGTGTAATCTTCCTTTTCTGAAAGGTGTTCCAGTGATGATAGACTTCTGATTTGCTTAAAATGATGCTGTGGTGCAGGCACAGGATTTTAGGCAACAGGGTACTAAGATGAGGAGGAAAATGTGGATGCAGAATATGAAGATAAAACTGATTGTTCTTGGTATCATTATTGCCTTGATCCTGATCATTGTTTTGTCAATTTGCCATGGCTTCAAGTGTTAATTTGGCCAGAATCCTTGCATATGCAAATGCCGGACTAGGATTGTCTTGGTAGACTGGTTCGATCTTGTGTTTTGATGTTCCATTTTGGCACTCACTTTGGGTctgttcatttattttattttattttatttttatttttaggtttaaCATTTCTCGGTTGTGCTAGCCTTCTAGGGCAAGATTTCTGTAATTTGGATTGGTGTATAGAATGTATTTGAATTTCCTTTTAgtagataaaaatatatttgagcaCTAGGGGTGCTACTGaatattttatgatcttaaacGCAATAAATAACATCATTTGAGAGGAGGGGATGATGGTGATGCCAGTGTGGAAGGctattgtttgaaaatgacgCGAAATCTAATACAGAATGTGTAGGCGAACTTTGAGTATTGATTCAGTGTGCACAGGTTCTATGCCTCTTAGTagctcattttaaataaaaatatgaaagaggTTTCTGTTCACTGCCTAAAGGTTGTTAATAACAGCCCTATATGCCAGCTTTCAATTTTAGTTGGCCTGTTTAATCCAATTCGAATTGAACCTAAGAATGATgtgtttatttggtttttttttactttttcggTAAAAGCAATTTGCTTCTAgattttaaatgatttgtttttattattattattattatatattttaatttttaattaattaattaattatttaattttttattaaatggaaaaagtaaaaCTCAATGCATGATGGTACATTACCTTCCCTTTGACCGACCGATATCCTTACCTCAGCATCTTACCttattatctaattattaatcttaactaaaaattttaaatatgtttctattttaaaaaccttcattaatttcaattaagctatctataaaataatatattttaatgattttcaaattattactaATCAAACTTagttgaaaaattttaaaaagcccttaacctattttttcttatcatatcatttcattaattgtaattcaatttcttcaaattttattaaataataatgccttttacatatattaattaatatcctTTTTTGAAAGTTCATTGATACACTtcccaaaataataaattaaaatactaattatAGAACTTCCCAATTCAAACAGTAAATTTCCAAATCAAACCttaaatgtagaaaaaaaaatatctaaagccACAAATTTGAAATGCTAAATTTAAATTTCGTGCACTTCTCAAATTAAACCCTAAAAACACAAGGTGCATAGATCGTCATGAATATCCTTGATGGCTACACTGTCTAAGGAAGGATTAGTGGTTGCAATTGACTCCTCAGTTAGAAGTTGATTTCAATTTGACTTATAATGTTATAAGGAATTTAGATCAAGATCTAGAAATGGTGTTTGATGAGGAACTTGAAGAAAAGTAGAGAATTAAGATTTGTAATTGTGATTGGAGATCGATTCAATGGCTTCATCATATTAAGATCACTCAAATGCttgaaaaacacaaaattttcttaaaatcctGCAATGTAATcataacaatataaaaatatgcaaaacaaaatattttattaaaattgataaattatgggGTACAATCTTTgtggtaatattttttttacaaaagaatatatcACTTTGATTCTTTCATCTTGATCATAATTTGGAATACAATGATGATGTTTTCTTGACTTCAAAGATCAATCGAGGGCCACAAAGTGACTTATTTCTTAATGAACTTGTTAAAGGACAAAGATTGCGTGTGTAGacaatgaaaatgttttctttactTTCAAAGTCAATCGAGGGCCTATACTAGCTTATTCCCTAATGACTTTGTTGAAAGACGAAGAATACATGTGTAGTTCTTCTACAATTTCTTGGACTTGTTGGGAGATTTTGTGaagatttttcttctttgtgaaGCTTTGTTTCTTGTATGAAGTCATTTTTTGTTGACCCCCCCAAGGCTTCCTCACTGAAGGATGAAATTagggaattaaattttggaattc
It encodes:
- the LOC117914714 gene encoding vesicle-associated membrane protein 721 translates to MVGQQSLIYSFVARGTVILAEYTEFTGNFTSIAAQCLQKLPASNNKFTYNCDGHTFNYLVENGFTYCVVAVESAGRQVPIAFLERVKDDFNKRYGGGKAATAVANGLNKEFGPKLKEHMQYCVDHPEEISKLAKVKAQVSEVKGVMMENIEKVLDRGEKIELLVDKTENLRSQAQDFRQQGTKMRRKMWMQNMKIKLIVLGIIIALILIIVLSICHGFKC